TAAGTTTTCATCTATATCTCCTCACTGATATCAACCAGGTATTTTCCATAATCTGATTTCAGAAGTGGTTTAGCAAGAGTCAAAAGTCTCTCTTTAGTTATCCAACCATTTCTATAGGCAATCTCCTCTATACAGGCAACATAGTTCCCCTGTCTTTCCTGGATTGTTTCTATAAAGTTGGAAGCCTGCAGAAGATTCTTATGAGTTCCTGTATCAAGCCATGCAAATCCTCTTCCTAAAAGATTTACTTTTAGACTTTTCTCCTCCAGATACATCCTATTTATATCTGTAATCTCAAGTTCTCCTCTTCCACTTGGTCTGACTTTTTTAGCTTTTTCAACTACTGTATTATCATAAAAATAGAGTCCAGGTATTGCAAATTTAGATTTTGGATTTTGAGGTTTTTCCTCAATTGATAGTACATTCATATCCTTATCAAATTCAACAACACCATAATCATTGGCATTTTTTACTGCATAGCCAAAAATCTGAGCTCCTTTTGTTAAACTTGCTGATTTTCTAAGAAGAGCTGTAAAAGATTGTCCAAAGAATATATTATCTCCAAGAATAAGTGCAACACTTTCATTTCCAATAAACTCTTCTCCAATTAGAAAAGCCTCAGCAAGTCCATTTGGTTCTTCCTGAATAGCATATTCTATACTCATTCCTATATCACTGCCATTCTCTAAAAGCTCTTCAAAACACTTAATATCTCTAGGTGTAGAGATTATTAGTATCTCTCTTATTCCAGCCAGCATAAGTACTGATAAAGGATAATATATCATGGGTTTATCATATATTGGAAGTATCTGCTTTGATACACTTCTTGTAAGAGGATATAGCCTTGTTCCACTTCCTCCAGCTAATATAATTCCTTTCATCTCTTCTTCTCCTTTACTTATCTCGAAATCGTTCGAAAACTTTTTTCCCGCCTATGTTTCGTAAAATAGTGAATATTCGAAACCGTTCGAAAACTTTTTTCCCGCCTATGTTTCGTAAAATAGTGAATATTCGAAACCGTTCGAAAACTTTTTTCCCGCTTATATTTCGTAAAATAATGAATATTCGAAACCGTTCGAAAACTTTTTTCCCGCTTATATTTCGTAATATAGTGAATATTCGAAACCGTTCGAAAACTTTTTTCCCGCTTATATTTCGTAATATAGTGAATATTCGAAACCGTTCGAAAACTTTTTTCCCGCTTACGTTTCGTAAAATAGTGAATATTCGAAACCGTTCGAAAACTTTTTTCCCGCTTACGTTTCGTAAAATAGTGAATATTCGAAACCGTTCGAAAACTTTTTATTTTGCCCAAAATGGAATATAAGTTTTATTAGGTCCTGTTTTAATTATTCCTATTTTTTTTGCCTTTCTTATTAAATTTGTTATCTTATCCACAGATGATTTAGTATCATCAAGTAAAAATCTAGCTCTTAATGAAGAATTTGACATATAATCTTCTATAGAGTATCTATAACAGCAATGATAAAATAATATATTAATCTTATCATCATCTTCCATTTGTTGAAAACCTTTTTCTTTGAACAATTTTACATTTACATACTCATCTGTCATTATAAATTTTGGAGTAAATAAATTATTTTTTTCAGAAATTTCAACGATTCTGTCAATTCCGCTTCCCAATTCTTCA
This genomic stretch from Fusobacterium sp. DD2 harbors:
- the rfbA gene encoding glucose-1-phosphate thymidylyltransferase RfbA, with the translated sequence MKGIILAGGSGTRLYPLTRSVSKQILPIYDKPMIYYPLSVLMLAGIREILIISTPRDIKCFEELLENGSDIGMSIEYAIQEEPNGLAEAFLIGEEFIGNESVALILGDNIFFGQSFTALLRKSASLTKGAQIFGYAVKNANDYGVVEFDKDMNVLSIEEKPQNPKSKFAIPGLYFYDNTVVEKAKKVRPSGRGELEITDINRMYLEEKSLKVNLLGRGFAWLDTGTHKNLLQASNFIETIQERQGNYVACIEEIAYRNGWITKERLLTLAKPLLKSDYGKYLVDISEEI